The following coding sequences are from one Leptospirales bacterium window:
- a CDS encoding phosphoglucosamine mutase gives MSAPSYRSLTERGKHLMISISGIRGVIPEGLDAVNALHFIRAFGVVTGKRVVIGRDSRSTGPWLMQLCAAALAAQGKEVLDADLAPTPTIKAAVVQQKADGGIVVSASHNPPEWNGLKFIQKGGAFFDRAAFDRWQAAIENDAPRDLDWRRTGRLRSIDAIGDHIRAVLQSLPNLEEIRARRYRVLVDAAGGAGRVALPALLEEMGCEVIRLYCDATRDGGFPRPPEPTPAALRDFGRALADSGAAVGFALDPDADRLVLGSAGQGAWNEEYTLPVAFLGLSADREGRKLRNKYAIVNLSTATLLDAVGKSFGLRVERSPVGEANVVAQMKKRRAVFGGEGNGGVIDPRIPSFGRDSLSGAALTLSAMAARQSSTLDDLSPALPPLFMEKTKMPLEPSRLARLFSVLETSFRGAKSDRRDGLHLSFGEQSWLHVRGSNTEPVVRIIAQGDSAAQLKEVLARARDALKQV, from the coding sequence ATGAGCGCGCCCTCCTATCGCAGCCTGACGGAACGCGGCAAACACCTGATGATCTCGATCTCAGGTATCCGCGGCGTGATCCCGGAGGGACTGGATGCCGTTAACGCACTGCATTTCATTCGCGCCTTTGGCGTAGTGACCGGTAAGCGCGTGGTGATTGGCCGCGATTCACGCTCCACGGGCCCATGGCTGATGCAACTTTGCGCCGCGGCGCTGGCTGCGCAGGGCAAGGAGGTTCTGGATGCCGACCTGGCGCCTACGCCAACCATCAAAGCGGCGGTGGTTCAGCAGAAGGCGGATGGCGGAATTGTAGTCAGCGCCAGCCACAATCCGCCGGAATGGAACGGATTGAAATTCATTCAAAAAGGCGGCGCCTTTTTCGACCGCGCCGCCTTTGATCGCTGGCAGGCGGCCATCGAAAACGATGCGCCGCGCGATCTGGACTGGCGCCGCACCGGGCGGTTGCGCTCCATCGATGCCATTGGCGATCACATTCGCGCCGTGCTGCAGTCGCTGCCCAATCTGGAAGAGATCCGTGCGCGTCGCTACCGTGTATTGGTCGATGCTGCGGGCGGGGCTGGTCGCGTCGCTCTGCCGGCGTTGCTGGAAGAAATGGGCTGTGAGGTGATTCGCCTCTACTGCGATGCAACCCGCGATGGCGGCTTCCCCCGTCCGCCCGAACCAACGCCCGCTGCGCTGCGCGACTTCGGGCGCGCTCTTGCTGATAGCGGCGCCGCGGTTGGCTTTGCCCTGGATCCAGACGCCGACCGATTGGTGCTGGGCTCCGCCGGGCAGGGCGCCTGGAATGAAGAATACACGCTGCCAGTCGCTTTTCTTGGCTTGAGCGCCGACCGGGAAGGGCGCAAGCTGCGGAATAAGTATGCGATTGTAAACCTTTCGACGGCCACGCTGCTCGATGCCGTCGGCAAGTCCTTTGGCCTGCGCGTCGAACGTTCGCCGGTCGGCGAAGCCAACGTTGTGGCGCAAATGAAGAAGCGCCGCGCTGTCTTCGGCGGCGAAGGCAATGGCGGCGTAATCGATCCGCGCATTCCTTCCTTTGGCCGCGATTCTTTGAGCGGCGCCGCCCTGACCCTTTCAGCCATGGCGGCGCGCCAGAGCAGTACGCTGGATGACCTGTCGCCAGCGCTGCCGCCGCTCTTTATGGAAAAGACCAAGATGCCGCTGGAGCCGTCGCGTCTGGCGCGCCTCTTTTCCGTACTGGAAACCAGCTTTCGCGGCGCCAAGAGCGATCGTCGCGATGGTCTGCACTTGAGCTTTGGCGAGCAAAGCTGGCTGCATGTTCGCGGCAGCAACACAGAGCCGGTGGTGCGCATTATCGCTCAGGGAGACAGCGCAGCACAACTGAAGGAAGTGCTGGCCCGCGCCCGCGATGCCTTGAAGCAGGTATAG
- a CDS encoding rhodanese-like domain-containing protein translates to MEVTTPVEAQGILQSGRKVFLIDVRTAEEFREVHARGAQLFTLQQLDVDEIRAARDQGGYEEKILVICRSGARSGQACLMLNAAGIPAINISGGTMEWQAQGLPVERG, encoded by the coding sequence ATGGAAGTTACCACGCCAGTAGAAGCTCAGGGCATATTGCAATCGGGACGAAAAGTTTTTCTGATCGATGTACGCACCGCGGAAGAGTTTCGCGAAGTGCACGCGCGCGGCGCGCAGCTTTTTACCCTGCAACAGCTGGATGTCGATGAAATCCGCGCCGCTCGCGATCAGGGCGGATACGAAGAGAAAATTCTGGTTATCTGTCGCAGCGGCGCACGCTCCGGCCAGGCCTGCCTGATGCTCAATGCCGCCGGCATTCCGGCCATCAACATCAGCGGCGGCACCATGGAATGGCAGGCCCAGGGTCTGCCTGTAGAGCGCGGTTGA
- the speE gene encoding polyamine aminopropyltransferase — translation MNPAALWRLLLAALRLRGKRRHLESLSANHGYFFTIKRTLLKLQTRYQSLELVESEAFGRVLLLDGIAQLFETREFQYHEALAHPALSAHPDPRSVLIIGGGDGGVLRQVCRHRSIERIDLVDLDGEVVEVARRWLPGVHGGSFDDPRVHITIGDGRQFVEGCRKRYDVILMDMTDPSGPSCLLYTQEFFRSVRRALRDRRSIFSMHAESAEDRPLAYTSILRTLRSVFGKVRPMHQFVAQYGTLWALVHASPSIDVAAVPAATIDRRLRQRRVGGLQLYNGAVHHSMAVSRPYINRIVEQSDARLITDAAPDFPDAFE, via the coding sequence TTGAATCCGGCCGCACTCTGGCGTCTTCTGCTGGCCGCCCTTCGATTGAGGGGCAAGCGTCGACATCTGGAAAGCCTGAGCGCCAACCACGGCTATTTCTTTACTATCAAACGCACTCTATTGAAGCTACAAACCCGCTACCAATCGCTGGAGCTGGTAGAGAGCGAGGCCTTTGGTCGCGTGCTGTTGCTGGACGGCATCGCCCAGCTTTTTGAAACGCGCGAATTCCAGTACCACGAAGCGCTGGCGCATCCGGCGCTCTCGGCGCATCCTGATCCGCGAAGCGTATTGATCATTGGCGGCGGAGATGGCGGCGTGTTGCGCCAGGTCTGTCGTCATCGCAGCATTGAGCGCATTGATCTGGTCGATCTGGATGGCGAAGTAGTTGAGGTCGCGCGGCGCTGGCTGCCTGGCGTCCACGGCGGCAGTTTTGATGATCCGCGTGTGCACATCACAATTGGCGATGGCCGCCAGTTTGTAGAGGGCTGTCGCAAACGCTACGATGTTATCCTGATGGACATGACCGATCCCAGCGGTCCTTCCTGCCTGCTCTATACGCAGGAATTTTTTCGAAGCGTACGACGGGCGCTGCGCGACAGGCGCAGCATCTTCAGCATGCACGCCGAGTCGGCGGAGGATCGACCGCTGGCTTATACTTCAATTCTGCGCACCCTGCGCAGCGTCTTTGGAAAAGTGCGGCCCATGCACCAGTTCGTAGCCCAGTACGGCACACTGTGGGCCCTGGTGCATGCCAGTCCATCGATCGATGTGGCGGCAGTTCCCGCGGCGACGATCGATCGCCGACTGCGGCAGCGGCGCGTAGGGGGCCTGCAACTTTACAACGGCGCCGTGCACCATTCCATGGCCGTGAGTCGTCCCTATATTAATCGAATCGTAGAACAAAGCGATGCGCGCCTGATCACCGATGCGGCGCCCGATTTTCCGGACGCATTTGAGTAA
- a CDS encoding DUF5329 domain-containing protein, with translation MKATSNVTNFHLWRAARRMRPAALLLFLLLSGGALAAQSAGAGPARPGAAPTAPLSESQKIEALIQAVASSGASFYRNGSWHPAAAAAEHMRLKLSRSGGRIQTARDFIRYIGTRSSLSGEEYRIRMPDGLESSSADWLRRKLQALEARRQTPD, from the coding sequence ATGAAAGCAACCAGCAATGTTACAAATTTTCACCTCTGGCGAGCTGCCCGCAGAATGCGCCCGGCGGCGCTGCTGCTGTTCCTTTTGCTTTCAGGCGGCGCGCTGGCGGCCCAGTCGGCCGGCGCTGGCCCCGCACGTCCAGGCGCAGCGCCGACGGCGCCGCTCAGCGAGTCGCAGAAGATTGAGGCGCTGATTCAGGCGGTCGCTTCCTCCGGCGCCAGTTTCTACCGCAACGGCAGCTGGCATCCAGCAGCGGCCGCTGCCGAACACATGCGGCTGAAGCTATCGCGCTCCGGCGGACGAATCCAGACGGCGCGCGATTTTATCCGCTACATTGGAACCAGGTCCAGTCTCAGCGGCGAGGAATACCGTATCCGCATGCCCGATGGCCTAGAAAGCTCCAGCGCCGACTGGCTCAGGCGGAAGTTGCAGGCTCTGGAAGCGCGTCGCCAGACGCCGGACTGA
- a CDS encoding (2Fe-2S)-binding protein codes for MYVCVCHAVTDGEIRKAVEGGASTLREVQASLPVGARCGACLDFAEHLVDEHHGHCQRSVRAAG; via the coding sequence ATGTATGTCTGCGTCTGCCATGCCGTTACCGATGGCGAAATCCGCAAGGCGGTAGAGGGCGGGGCCTCCACTTTGCGCGAGGTTCAGGCCAGCCTGCCAGTGGGCGCCCGCTGTGGCGCCTGCCTGGATTTTGCAGAGCATCTCGTCGATGAGCACCATGGTCACTGCCAGCGCAGTGTTCGCGCTGCGGGCTGA
- a CDS encoding chemotaxis protein CheX translates to MDPLLDEKIVLTLSRVCQDFFKENLYLSADKEAYGPSRNEGLCYESCSRIGFEGDVNGFLYFCMDGYTKLKLLPRIAERFGIDAGLKGMADSVLLEFANQMAADIVEELRDGGFAVQLTPPENLSHKLTAIDLGLYRQYIIIFFLRDRRERSYKGRIYLVLTMRKFSPASGDALPEPATSA, encoded by the coding sequence ATGGATCCTTTGCTGGATGAGAAGATCGTCCTGACGCTTTCGCGCGTCTGTCAGGATTTTTTCAAAGAGAACCTTTACCTAAGCGCGGACAAGGAAGCCTACGGTCCCTCGCGCAACGAAGGCCTTTGCTACGAAAGCTGCTCGCGCATTGGTTTCGAGGGCGATGTCAACGGCTTCCTCTACTTTTGTATGGACGGCTATACCAAGTTGAAGCTGCTGCCGCGTATTGCCGAACGCTTTGGCATCGATGCCGGATTGAAGGGCATGGCCGACTCGGTGTTGCTGGAATTTGCCAACCAGATGGCCGCAGATATTGTCGAAGAGCTGCGCGATGGCGGCTTTGCCGTACAACTGACGCCGCCAGAGAACTTGAGCCACAAATTGACGGCCATCGACCTCGGGCTCTATCGCCAGTACATCATCATTTTCTTTCTGCGCGATCGACGCGAGCGCAGCTATAAGGGACGCATCTATCTGGTGCTGACAATGCGCAAGTTCAGTCCGGCGTCTGGCGACGCGCTTCCAGAGCCTGCAACTTCCGCCTGA
- the bfr gene encoding bacterioferritin: protein MKGDARVIQFLNRALKNELTAINQYFLHSRMLHNWGLKRLGDHEHKESIDEMKHADKLIERILFLEGLPSMQELGKLRIGEKVRELLECDLALEREAVPDLKEAIAHCESVSDYVSRELFESILESEEEHIDFLETQLSLIDRIGEQNYAQSMIGESSAS, encoded by the coding sequence ATGAAGGGCGACGCCAGGGTAATCCAGTTTTTGAATCGAGCGCTGAAAAACGAGCTCACGGCCATCAACCAGTACTTCTTGCATTCGCGGATGTTGCACAACTGGGGTCTGAAGCGCCTTGGCGATCATGAGCACAAAGAGTCCATCGATGAGATGAAGCACGCCGACAAACTGATCGAGCGTATTCTGTTTCTCGAGGGTCTGCCCAGCATGCAGGAGCTGGGCAAGCTGCGCATTGGCGAAAAAGTGCGCGAGCTTCTGGAGTGCGACCTGGCGCTGGAACGCGAGGCCGTGCCGGACCTGAAAGAGGCCATCGCCCATTGCGAGAGCGTCAGCGACTATGTGAGCCGCGAGCTTTTTGAATCGATTCTAGAAAGTGAAGAAGAGCATATCGACTTCCTGGAAACGCAACTGAGCCTGATCGACCGCATCGGCGAACAGAACTACGCTCAGAGCATGATAGGCGAGTCTTCCGCCAGCTGA